tatattattaaattaactAATACACAGCCATGACTATGGACAGACTCAGTGGGTTCAacactaacaaacaaaaaaaagacccaGGAGATGCAATGTTTTTCGTCAGTGCTTCCTAAATTTTTGACACTGTAAATAATAGTTCAGCCAAGAACTGGATGAGTTTTACTTGTCACGTTGTTTCATTTGATTAGGCTGAAAAATGTTTAGTAAtcaacaacagaagaaaaaacatcaaaaaatcatTCATCCGTCTACAAGTATGTTGAAGCTTCTCACTAATGTCAGCTCTCAGCTGGTGTTGTCTGCTTCCTCCACAGCATAAATCTATTCAATATTTGTTCACTAAAGTTTTGTGGAATAATctgacacacaaaatgaaaaatgcccaGGTTTAGATTGGTGTGCAGACACTATGTGACCATGTTAATGTGACATTTGATGGTGTGACTGAAGGCTTCAATATCAGTCAAACAACATTTACATTGATATCAATAGGAGAAGACTAGGATATATCTCAGTTTTTAATTACAAGTGCACAGCTGGTAGTTTTGATCATTGACGAGTCACATAcatgagaaagaaacagatattACATTTCAACAATTACAGTATCACCTACTGTAGATGCCTTTGGGTTCTGTACACGCCTCCAGACACAGCCATGCTTAAGGCAATATACTATATTATACATACTGTAGTTTACAGTATTAACATTACAGCCATGAAGAGTATCCCTGGAATGTAGCATGCTGGGATGGGTGGCAACTGCTTCTCTTCGTAGGTCTATAGGCCTCTACATGTTCTGAACCAGTGCTTTGGTTCCTTGAGAAAAAGATCTGGAGTTCACGTGTCTTTGACACACAGTCCACTGCAGAGCAGTTCGTTACAAGGTTTGTTTGAAGGACAGGCACCGACAACTCTGAGGAGATTTCTAGGACTGACACGGGTGAACGACGGTGAATCTACTTTTATCTAATAGTAGTTCTcagattatatttttctttgcGTACAGAACAGTTAAACATGTGGCCTGAAGCACATCACAGTATTCCTCTACACACAAAGATACAGAGAGGAAACTACAAATCTTCTCATAAGAAAATACTTGAATTCTCTGCATGCTAAATGAGACAGCTTGCATGCATACTTTTTCAGTCTCCCTTCTGgcttatttattgatttaaagagagttggatgagaaaacaacagaaaagaaagtgagaacCTCATCCTATTAATGattcatcataaaaacaacTCGTATATCACCAGTATCCAGGATTATTTTGATCCAAATGAGCTCAAATGTTTGGACGAGAAAGAATCTGTTGAGGCTCCAGCGATCGGTTTCCTTTTCCAGAATGAGGAGACATTGCGCTTGGGATGTTTTGATGGAAAATGATCAGAGAATAAGGAAAGAATACATTCCACATCAAATCCGTCACAATTTGTCCATTTCGGAGCCAATAGTtgtttgaaacatttacataacaaagatttacttttttttgttcttgtatCGTCAGACTTTAGTGTGGCTCATCCCTAGCTGCTGATCTTGGTCAGCATCTTGTTGATGGCCTGTTTGACGTGTGTGGTGGAGCTGCGGCGTCTGGCCTTGCCCTGCACGGCCTTGCGACGCCTCACCTCACGGCAGAGCTCGTGGAAAGCCTCGGCCACTGCGCCACCTTCATCAGCACATGCTGAACATTCATAAAAGGCGCATGCCATTTCAGCCGCCAGCCGCTCGCCTTCCTCTGTGCCAACTTGCCTGACGTGGTCCAGGTCCGACTTGTTGCCCACCAGGACCAGAGGGACATTCTTTggcttcttcacctcctctagGAGACTCCGGAGCGGCGCCACCTCCTCGAAGCTTCCCCGGTCTGTGATGTCATACACGATGACGAATCCATCACCCCAACGCATATGACCCTCCCTCTGCTGGATGTCCTCCTGAAATCAGGACAAAATCACTTGGTGATGAACTTCTAACTTGAACTCTTCAGAAGactcttaaaggaacagttcaacatttttggaaattctTGTATTATGTTTCTTGCAGAGAATTAGATGAAAAGCTTGATgccactgtcatgtctgtatggtaaatataaaTCCacagctgcttagcttagcataaagcctggaaATGCGGAAGAGCTAGCCAGGCTCTGTCCAAAATCCTTTACAGCAACACCTCTGAAGCCAACCGATTAACACATTcgatcttgtttgtttgatcttTACATAAACTAAACTGTAAAAGTGGCAAGCCGTGGTTTTGTGCCAGGTTATGTGCAGAAGTAACTCTTGGCGGCCAGACTAAGGTTTTTGTACGAATTGAATAACATATGATGTGTTAAATAGTGAGTCTCAGAGGACCTGGAGGTGGAGGTTTTTAACTTAGTTTGGACAGATTCAGGCTggctgtttcccctgttttaGTCTTAGGTGTTAAGCTAAGATAACTGACTGTAGAGGATTTTTCTTAATAGCTTTTACATAAGTGACAATTTGAAACAAGTATTTTCAGTCCTTGTGcgctttgactttttatgcccttttGGGtttgaacataaaaacatttattctggGCAGTTAACAGCCATGTTAACATGCAAGACATCTAGTTTCTTTATGGAAAATCGTTTTTGTTAATTTCCTgactctccctctgctccccaACACCTGCTTTAGACAGAAATTTAATTCTGCAGCCATCTGAGGAATGTGAACATTCAGGCCTTTGCTCCTAATTTGATCATGTCGATGCAGAAACCGTCCTTCCAGCTGTAAACTGTGCATGTGGCAGACTTTAAATCATAGCCGGACTGGAGGGAGGCTCACATTCTGATCTCATAGTTATTGGTAGAGGAAGCTTAAAAAAATACCACATTCCTCCAGAGGACAGACGAGacagtttgacatttgtgtACCTGACCGACTTCTGAACCTGGAATTTATGAGCTACCAAGAAGACTCCACCTCCACAAATCATGATAGACTTAGCACCACGCTTTGATATAATCAGAGTCAGGAGAGGTCTGACATCCACTGCAGCCATGTCTGGAAACATTCAGACCTCATCCGAATGCCCTGAAAATAGACTACAATctaatgagagagagatgacttGGCTGAAGTGTCGCAGGGGAAATCATCTGTCAGCAGAACACCTACGCAGCACTGCAGCATATTTATCCTCAGACCCAGCTCTCTTGCGCAAGCTCTCCCTCATGgccatgtttgtgtgcatgacTGCAGGAAATGACCATCTTTAAGTGCCCATTCAGTCTCAGATCCACTCCTACGGTTCTGACCACAAGAGTGTGTTGATAGCTTCACCAAAGCCCAAGCTGATACCTGATATCTGACGCTGGACTGTGTTAGAAACAAGTGGAGCCATCTCAATGATTTAAAGTATGGAGTGTATGTCAGCTCTTCCTATGTCCAGTGTTCTCTGTGAAAATTCAATTTAGTCCCATGTGTTTagagtttaaattatttttttccatcactcctcatgtaaaaaatatagagaaaagaattttatttttgtgtttaattttccTTTCTCCTGGTCACCTCACAATATTTATACTAGAAGGAAAGGATAAAAACAGATCTTTTGATGACGCACAAAGACAGAGTTGgcccccccctcctctgatGTCATATTTAGTTATGttgtatgtcattttttgatgttGGCATGCACAAAAGGCtttacattatgttttgtttcaaTGCCTCAAATGAAAACGTTTGACACAATGGTGGGATAATTTCTCCCACCTGCCCTGCAGTGTCCAGAATCTCCATGGTAACAACCTCATCATCAATGTTGGCTTGGTGCCGATACGTGGATTCtgtaagacacaaaaagacaacaaagagtTAATCCCGTTTTTAGAAATTCAGTCCAGTGTGAGTCATGTGATAATAGGGACACCTGACTCCCAACAGAGGAGTAAAACTCATGATGCATTTTTGAGTTAGTTAATTAGATATCAGGTTGGCAGAGTTTGGAAGTGTGTGGAGGATATATCATCGTTGAAGTGGGGAATATAATTCCAcctactgttttcttttatgattCACAGCATGTAACAGTGGTTTTTGTATAGGAAGTAGGTGTGGAGGATGATTTtctaacacaaaacacattataacTTTTGTTTTGAGCCTGGAATTTACTGTTGTACAAGTCATTTACCAATGAATAGGGACATTATTCATAATTAGCGCTTGCAGTAACATGCAGAGCCCCTGGGTCTGTCTGTGGTAGACCCGCTTAGGTATTCATCTATGGCCTATGATATGAAAAAAGCGAGATGGAATGGCTATGTCAGCTATTCTTAAATTTTGACACTGTAGTTCAGCCAAGAACTgacatatttttacttttcaacaataaaaaaaaaaaaaacaatctgaaaatcAGATAAAACTCTCATTATgatacattaaaacatcaacaaatcaTTGATCTTTCCTAAAGTATGTTGTGATGCTTTTCACTCATGTCGGCTCTCAGCATGTGTTTTGTCTGCCTCCCCTGTGATTACAGCATGCAACTATGGTTTTTCACTAAACAAGGACATTTTTCATAATCAGAACTTTTTTGTTGTAGTAATTTTTCTTGTAACGAAGCATTTTTCTGTTGTGATATTGCTACTTTGGTAAGTGAGGGATCTGATAATGTTCTACCagtaattatcaaaataaaaataaaagctcctTATCACACTGCGAAGTGCTCAAATAATTTTCATCAGATTTGTACTGAGACTCCTACTctcagtttatttgtttgtatagtGATGTAACATGgtgcttctgtttgtcttttgtttgtggCATTTTCAAAATTATAATTAGTTATGCTTAGTTATGATCACCAACATTGTTTCAGTTCATTCTGATGTGAATGACtgtctgtgccaaatttcatgacaatcccTTGGATAGAAAAGATAGAAAATAGAAAGCCGGTAGGATTCATGAATATGATTGGATGTTACTAGTCAGCTGGTagtcaagtcaaatcaaataAAGCATCATTCTCATTTCAGGCAATCATTGTCACACACATGGCGGAATTAAAAGACCTTTGCCAAAgtgcaagaaaataaaacactaaatacACGACAGTAAATACTACATATTATGattatgacataatatatatGCGAGTACAGTAAATAGAAGAAGACCTGTGCCAGATAAGGTAATACAGATGTTCAATGCAGTGAGTGAGTGGTTTGTAGTGATCCTGGTCTATATAGAGTGACTTTGGATGCATGTGGCAGCCTGGTGGTTCTGATCCTGACACTGCAGATGCACCAGATGATGCATTGATATGAcatcatatatcatatcatgATATATCAGGTAATGCAAGCATTAATTTGGTGATCtacttttatttgaagtcaCATCTATTTACATTAAGTACAATGGATGTCAGGTATTGATACCATGCTATATAAACTTTGCCTGAGTTTTTCAATCAGCAATTACTGCTACCTAGCTCGACACAGCCAGACCAAATACATGTGGCTTTAAAACCTCCCTTCAGAAACCTCTGTCCAATGTGGACATCACTGACGTCCATGTTtctgttataaataaaaataaagtcgCAGGCTGATTCCTGTCTGGCTCAGACAGACACTGCATTGTTTGAAAAGGACATCACGTTTCCATTTTCCTTGGTTCCTCCTCCATTAAATCATTACCTTGCGTCTTGGAGCCAAGCCCTTCAGTCTTTTTCACCAGGCTGTTGGACCTTGCTGGTGGCTGGGGAGATGGCTGGCTCCTGCATTGACCTAAAAAGACCTGAAACGACCTGAGCTTCACCTCTAGCTGGCCCGAAAAGCAGGATAAAAGCTTCTTATCCCTGGCACAGGAACACAGGTGTGAACTGTGGCCGTGACCTTTCAGTCCACCTTGGACAGCACAGGAGTTATCTGCCTGAACTGCGTCCTTGTAAAAATCCCATCTGTGTAAACACCTCACAGAGAGCACTGAAGCCCCTGAAATCCTTATTGTAAAGGCATTGATTCTGCAGGATTCCACCGTCAGGTTTTAAGCCAGCActttttttcaaagcttttgGCTAAATCCAGTCTTACAATTCCTTTCAGCTTGAGAGTCATGCCCTGCCTGTTCTCCTGCCATTTCTTCATGTGTGCTTCATTTTTGAAGGGAGAGTATTTGAAAGCTGTGCTCCATTTACAGGCATTGTAAATCAAGAAATCAATTTTAGAATAACTTTGGTGGGCATTGCTTTTTCATGTTCCTCCCATCGCTGAACATTTTCTGTTCAGcatccattttaaaatgtttcctcaCTCTTTTCTTATAGTTTCAAAATTCCGTAACGTAGAAACGTGGTGATGCCGAATCTTTGTCTAATCTTGACCCTCTGCTGGTGGATAGTGGCACATACAGCAGGGATTTAAGcttgtgattggatgtttcctactgaaatgcaccttgggatTCATAATTAACTTCTCACTGTACATTTCTATGGACAAAGTCTTGTAcctttttgttcatattttgtacTGATGATTAAACTGGAAGAGCATCAAAGTGCTCCAAATGCCAGTCACTGTGTGTCATGTCACATGCAAAATAGTCTCACATAGCCAGACCTACATCCACAGTGCTATGTCACGGTCTGACTGCACCTTTATTAATCTGGCttgttatcatttatttaagCCAATCACAATGGTTTTGGGCAGCGCTGAGCCCACGATGCAGCAACAGTGTCCCTGCAAAATACTGTCGCACATCAACTGTGTGATTTGGAGATTCAAATCTTTTTCAATGTGTAGGTTGAAGCttggaggttgttgttgtttcctgtagtGAAGGGGATATTGAAAGGAGACTGCCATGCCATCCGGAATTGAGCTGGAGATGACAAcagtatttaaatcaaaatgccAAAAGCGCGAATTAAAGTGCAGCAGCGAGTCTCGCCCAAATTTGCAGGCAGCAGGCATTATGACTAATATCCACAAGCTTACAGGCCAACAGGCACTGTCTACTGAGACCAAAGCCAGGCCACCATGTAGGCAGAATACGCAATTATATCCCGCAAatccttttgatttatttattataaagaTATGAAATTAACCAATGGCTCTGACCCAGTACAGGGAGCCCCTTCCTCAATGGATAGATCATCACTCTGACCAGGGGGCCGCCATGTCAGTCATATCAGTGGATATAGTCGATTGAACAGTTGCTGCAGTACCTGAGCCAATCAGTCATTATGCTGGACAATATAATGTGCAAAACCATGGTGCCTCCAAAGCGCATATATACCTCCAgcaatgcaaaatgaaaatgaagaaaatgaacacagaaCAGAAGTCAGGATTCCGTTGTGTGTCATGTACCTGTAGTCATGAGACATGTTGATCTGTCCCCCAGCTTACACAGCCTTCAAGGCTGAAGGACTATTCTTACTAAGTGAAAAGGAAGCACTGCTGTGgttgagtttgtgtgtgcagtcgTCAAGGAACAATGAAATCCATATCAATGACTTAAAGCTGAATTTTATCACACAGGTACTGGCTGAGTTTGTAATGCTGTTTCAGGttgtaaatttaaatttatagcACTTTGGTCATTGTTGGACTGGAAAGTGCAAGCATCCGGCTATTTCCTGGAGCAAGTACAGAGCAGTACAGAGCCCGCATCAGTCAAACTCACAAATGTATCAGTCGAAAAGAATCGTTCATTAATTTTTGACCAGTCCTATAACCAAAGGCTTCTCAGGTTACAACACAGACTATTTGGAAGTAATGGCATTATTATAAACCAATAAAACTACTATAACCACCAATTGAACTGAATTATagttttaacttgttttaatGT
The sequence above is drawn from the Seriola aureovittata isolate HTS-2021-v1 ecotype China chromosome 22, ASM2101889v1, whole genome shotgun sequence genome and encodes:
- the rerg gene encoding ras-related and estrogen-regulated growth inhibitor; the encoded protein is MAKSPEVKLAVFGRAGVGKSALVVRLLTRRFIWEYDPTLESTYRHQANIDDEVVTMEILDTAGQEDIQQREGHMRWGDGFVIVYDITDRGSFEEVAPLRSLLEEVKKPKNVPLVLVGNKSDLDHVRQVGTEEGERLAAEMACAFYECSACADEGGAVAEAFHELCREVRRRKAVQGKARRRSSTTHVKQAINKMLTKISS